The Clostridium chauvoei genome has a window encoding:
- a CDS encoding tyrosine-protein phosphatase: MVDIHSHILWEIDDGAKTQEMALKMLKQAVSGGTKSIVATPHFIRGHYEIEISELEKKVDDLKVLAEKNRIDIGIYLGQEVCYTEKILEYYECGFIKTINHSRYMLIEFRKRDFSIEEILDNLYELQIRGIVPVIAHPERYLNFIKKPELINKFIQAGYLFQLNAGSLIGYFNKDVKNTAIKFLKNDIYSFIGSDAHRDENRTANMQEALKTLEQLKKGYGRFLETNGEKLLNNEEISFQGRRLKTKKKGLFSVFSRR, from the coding sequence ATGGTAGATATTCATTCACATATATTATGGGAAATAGATGATGGGGCAAAAACACAGGAAATGGCATTGAAAATGCTAAAGCAAGCAGTAAGTGGAGGAACTAAAAGCATAGTAGCTACTCCACATTTCATTAGGGGGCATTATGAAATAGAGATAAGTGAGCTTGAAAAAAAGGTAGATGACCTTAAGGTTTTAGCTGAAAAAAATAGAATAGATATAGGGATTTATTTGGGGCAAGAAGTATGTTATACTGAAAAAATTTTAGAATATTATGAGTGTGGCTTCATAAAAACTATAAACCATTCAAGATATATGCTTATAGAGTTTAGAAAAAGAGATTTTTCTATAGAAGAAATTTTAGATAATTTATATGAATTACAAATCAGAGGAATAGTACCAGTTATAGCACATCCAGAAAGATATTTAAATTTTATAAAAAAACCAGAACTTATAAATAAATTTATACAAGCAGGGTACTTGTTTCAGCTAAATGCTGGTAGTTTGATAGGTTATTTTAACAAAGATGTAAAGAATACAGCCATAAAATTCCTGAAAAATGATATCTATAGCTTTATAGGCTCAGATGCACATAGAGATGAAAACAGAACTGCCAATATGCAGGAAGCCTTAAAAACATTAGAACAACTTAAAAAAGGGTACGGAAGATTTTTAGAAACAAATGGGGAAAAACTATTAAATAATGAAGAAATAAGCTTTCAAGGAAGAAGGCTAAAGACTAAAAAGAAAGGTTTATTTTCGGTATTTAGTAGGAGATAA
- a CDS encoding YveK family protein — MEKEISLQEIFQSLKKRWKIILITTLTTTLLSAVVTFFLIKPQYETKVKLFIGKEETSTEGYNQNDVVMYQKLLKTYSEVIKTKDLINTALSNISVNETTKNVLANLTVVPVADTQILEIKYKNNSPEIAFKVINSIKNEFIKQSSELVPNGNVKTLENSSLPEKPVSPNKKMNIAIAFLLGAMVGVGIVFLLEFLDNSFKTKKQLEEDLEIPVIGVIPSFLEENNHKSKH; from the coding sequence ATGGAAAAAGAGATAAGCTTACAGGAGATATTTCAATCCTTAAAAAAGAGATGGAAAATTATACTTATAACGACGTTAACTACTACATTATTATCTGCAGTTGTAACGTTCTTTTTAATTAAGCCACAATATGAAACCAAAGTTAAATTATTTATAGGAAAAGAAGAAACATCAACAGAAGGTTATAACCAAAATGATGTAGTTATGTATCAAAAATTATTAAAAACTTATTCAGAAGTTATTAAAACAAAAGATCTAATTAATACTGCACTAAGTAATATAAGTGTAAATGAAACAACTAAAAATGTACTAGCTAACTTAACAGTTGTACCAGTTGCAGATACTCAAATCCTTGAAATTAAATATAAGAATAATTCACCAGAAATAGCATTTAAGGTAATAAATTCTATTAAAAATGAATTTATAAAACAATCTTCAGAATTAGTTCCAAATGGAAATGTAAAAACATTAGAGAATTCTTCACTACCAGAAAAACCAGTAAGTCCAAATAAAAAAATGAACATAGCAATAGCATTTTTACTAGGAGCAATGGTTGGAGTAGGAATAGTATTTTTACTAGAATTCTTAGATAACTCTTTCAAAACAAAGAAACAATTAGAAGAAGATTTGGAAATTCCAGTAATAGGGGTTATCCCTAGCTTTTTAGAAGAAAATAATCATAAAAGTAAACATTAA
- a CDS encoding glucosaminidase domain-containing protein gives MGRVWKHINKQPDKTNNNITLVYSNPELKKEFTYINHGYIDDVPIIEDRGNSAKVQINGYNGWLNKNQNSDNYDLVVVPINQVTNPSCYLVKNGYLYHFISNNMTSWNGNGNSIKIGLAPSYLEPNKDYYSYDGHYFYEGRDIQEGLNKLITDLKNDTKENSINPNSPYYSYYQYLPFRTRTSHTAEEINAFINAATKPTSKLRGLGKVLIECQNKYGTNPLLILGLAMNESGNGDSPIAQKNNNLFGIKAYDFDAAGSADSFATPADCVREFCKTYISRGYADPADYRYFGGYFGDKQLGANVKYASDPFWGEKAGQHAFNIDSYFNLTDYNGYQLAIYTGVNKVTDDRGNLLYDINPTVSGWGGYKGNITALTYRETNNLGLYEMFPERTDPLSNGKYNGDYPWKNRGFIRPSNVQLINEVNTPFIPGYNKEDIDKNDEINIEDLAKISVDYNKSSGEQGFKAYLDLNSDGIIDIFDLVKVSKSL, from the coding sequence ATGGGAAGAGTATGGAAGCATATTAATAAGCAACCAGATAAAACCAACAATAATATAACACTTGTATATTCAAATCCAGAATTAAAAAAAGAATTTACTTATATAAATCATGGATATATAGATGATGTGCCTATTATTGAAGACAGAGGAAATTCAGCTAAGGTACAAATAAATGGTTACAATGGGTGGTTAAATAAAAATCAAAACTCAGATAATTATGATTTAGTTGTAGTTCCTATAAACCAAGTAACAAATCCAAGTTGTTATCTAGTTAAAAATGGATATTTATATCATTTCATATCTAATAATATGACTTCATGGAATGGAAATGGTAATTCAATAAAAATAGGATTAGCACCATCATATTTAGAGCCAAATAAAGATTATTATAGCTATGATGGACACTATTTTTATGAAGGAAGAGATATACAAGAAGGATTAAATAAGTTAATAACAGATTTAAAAAATGATACTAAAGAAAATTCAATAAATCCTAATTCACCATATTATAGTTATTATCAGTATTTACCTTTTAGAACAAGGACAAGCCATACAGCAGAGGAAATAAATGCTTTCATAAATGCTGCAACTAAACCTACAAGTAAGTTAAGAGGTTTAGGAAAAGTATTAATAGAATGTCAAAATAAATATGGGACAAACCCTTTATTAATACTAGGTTTAGCCATGAATGAATCAGGAAATGGAGACTCACCTATAGCACAAAAAAACAATAATTTATTTGGAATTAAAGCCTATGATTTTGATGCAGCAGGAAGTGCAGATTCATTTGCAACACCAGCAGACTGTGTAAGAGAATTCTGCAAAACATATATCTCAAGAGGATATGCAGATCCAGCAGACTATAGATATTTTGGTGGATACTTTGGAGATAAACAACTAGGAGCAAATGTAAAATATGCATCAGATCCATTTTGGGGAGAAAAAGCAGGACAACATGCTTTTAATATAGATTCATATTTTAACTTAACAGATTATAACGGATATCAACTAGCTATTTACACTGGAGTTAATAAAGTTACAGATGATAGAGGAAATCTTTTATATGATATAAACCCAACAGTAAGTGGATGGGGTGGATATAAAGGAAATATAACCGCATTAACTTACAGAGAAACTAATAACTTAGGATTATATGAAATGTTTCCAGAAAGAACAGATCCATTAAGCAACGGTAAATATAATGGAGATTATCCTTGGAAAAATAGAGGTTTTATAAGACCTTCAAATGTTCAACTTATAAATGAAGTAAATACACCATTTATACCAGGGTACAATAAAGAAGATATAGATAAAAATGATGAAATAAATATAGAAGACTTAGCAAAAATTTCTGTAGACTATAATAAAAGTAGTGGAGAACAAGGCTTTAAAGCTTATTTAGATTTAAATAGTGATGGAATAATAGACATATTTGATTTAGTGAAAGTGTCAAAAAGTTTATAA
- a CDS encoding CpsD/CapB family tyrosine-protein kinase: MLVVENKPKSVIAESYRTLRTNIQYSSFDKEYKAIVITSSEPGEGKSTTAANLALSLAQGEKKVVLIDCDLRKPSIHKKFKVSNATGLSDVLIGKERLSNTLKRHGENLLILPSGKIPPNPSEMLSSKAMSNLLEELKEDFDYIIIDTPPIQAVTDSQILSTKVDGTLLVIRAKETKRESVHNAVNLLKKVNAHIMGTVLNGVDNDSGNYYYYYGEN; encoded by the coding sequence ATGTTAGTAGTAGAAAATAAACCTAAATCGGTAATTGCAGAAAGCTATAGAACACTAAGAACAAATATCCAATATTCATCTTTTGATAAAGAATATAAAGCTATAGTAATAACAAGCTCAGAGCCAGGAGAAGGAAAATCAACTACAGCAGCAAATCTTGCATTATCCTTAGCTCAAGGGGAGAAAAAAGTTGTACTAATTGATTGTGACTTAAGAAAACCATCTATACATAAAAAATTTAAAGTATCTAATGCAACTGGATTATCAGATGTATTAATAGGTAAAGAAAGATTATCAAATACTTTAAAAAGACATGGAGAAAACTTACTTATATTACCTTCAGGTAAAATTCCACCAAACCCTTCAGAAATGTTAAGTTCAAAGGCAATGAGTAATTTATTAGAAGAGTTAAAGGAAGACTTTGATTATATAATCATAGATACTCCACCTATACAAGCAGTAACAGATTCACAAATTTTATCTACAAAAGTAGATGGAACTTTACTTGTAATTAGAGCTAAAGAAACTAAGAGAGAATCAGTTCATAATGCAGTAAATTTACTTAAAAAAGTTAATGCACATATAATGGGAACAGTTTTAAATGGAGTAGATAATGATAGCGGTAATTACTATTATTACTATGGAGAAAATTAA